The genomic segment CAGTGGGGTAGGCGGTTGGTGGCTCCGTAGGGGGGAAGGTCTGCATAAGTCAGGCCTTCAGCCAGAAAAACCACAAGGTTGGGCCGGCCATGGGCCGTGTCCTTGATCAAGGGACGAGGGATGGGCGCAGCGGCCAGGGGCTTGCAGCACCATAAACTCAGCCCCAGCATCAAGATTGTCGCAGGACATCGCCGCGGCTGGCGGGTGTGATTCAAACGATTCGGCTCCATGAACGGGTCATCGGCTCAATTGCCCGGCTGTTGTTGTAAGACTTTGCCCACGGTTTGCAACAGCCGCTCCAGCGCGGGGGCGGTGGCCGGGCCGTGGTGCTGGTAAATGACCGAGCCATCCGGCAGGGCCAAAATGACGGTAATGGCGGCCTGGCTGGCCCCGAGGGAGGCGGTGACTTTGCCCTCCCAATCGAGCAGCACGGGATGCTTGTAATTCCGCCGGAAATGGCGGCGCACCTCCCCTTGAAACCAGCGGGGGGCGGCGCTGACATTGGCCACGCCAAGGATGTCCAACCGCCGGCCATACAGCAGGTGCAGGGGATTGACCCAGGCATTGACCTCGGCGGCGCCGGATTTATCGGCCACAGTGATGAACGTCAACCGGGGCAGGGGCAGCCGGATGACGTGGTTCGTGCCGTATTGGTCCGCGAGCGTGAACGGCACCAGGCGGCGTGAGGGCACCGCGGCGGCAGCCTCTGCCGGTGTCTGGCCCCACAGCGGACTGCTGCACACCATCAGCGCGGCGGCCAGCCAGCCGCCCCATGCCTGTGGGCCGGCCATGATTCAGCACGGCGGCTTGTGTTGCCGCCAATCGGTGGCCTGCTCATACGCATAGGCCAGCCGCAGCAGGGTTTCTTCGTCGAAATGCCGCCCCAGCAGTTGCAGTCCAATGGGACGGCGGGGGTTCTCGGCGAAGCCGCACGGAACACTAATCCCGCAAAGGCCGGCCAGGTTGCAGGAGATGGTGAAAATGTCGGTCAGGTACATCTGCAGGGGATCCGCGGCTTTTTCGCCCAACCGGAAAGCCGGCGTGGGCGCTGTCGGAGTAAGGATGGCGTCCACCTGCTCGAAGGCGCGGAGGAAGTCCTGCCGGATGAGCGTGCGGACTTTTTGAGCGCGGAGATAATAGGCGTCATAGTAGCCGCTGCTCAGCACATAAGTGCCCAGGATGATGCGGCGCTTGACCTCTGCGCCAAAGCCTTGTCCGCGGGTGCGACAATACAATTCAAGGGGATCGGCGCCCTCCACCCGGAGGCCGTACCGGATGCCGTCAAAGCGGGCCAGGTTGGCGCTGGCTTCGGCCGTGGCGATAATGTAGTAGGTGGCAATCGCGTAATCGGTGTGCGGCAGGGAGATTTCGCGCAATTCCACGCCCTGGCTTTCCAGGGTGCGAAGGGCCGCTGTGACTGCGGCTTTGACCACCGGGTCCAGCCCGCCGACAAAATACTCCTTCGGCAGACCCACCCGCAGTCCCTTGACTGGCTGGCCCAGCGCGCCCGAGTAGGCGGGCACGGGGCGGGGCACACTGGTGGAATCCCGCGGATCGTGGCCGGCCAGCACCTCCAGCATCAGGGCGGCGTCGGCCACCGTCTTGGTGAGCGGCCCGATTTGATCCAGGGAGGACGCATACGCCACCAGGCCGTAACGGGACACGCGCCCGTAGGTGGGCTTGAGGCCCACGCATCCGCAAAACGCCGCCGGCTGGCGGATGGAGCCGCCCGTGTCTGAGCCGAGCGCCGCCAAACATTCATCCGCCACCACCGCGGCCGCGGAGCCACCCGAGGAGCCGCCGGCGACATATTCCGGATGCCACGGATTCAGGGTCGGGCCAAAGGCCGAGTTTTCCGTGGAGCTGCCCATGGCAAACTCGTCCATGTTCAGCCGCCCAAAGACCACCGCGCCGGCGGCGCGCAGCTTTTCAATTACCGTGGCGTCGTAGGGCGAAACAAACGACTCCAGAATGCGCGAGGCACAGGTGAGCGGATGGCCCCGGACGGCAATAGCGTCTTTGATGGCGATGGGGATGCCCAGCAGCGGGAGTTTTTCTCCCCCGGCCAGAAGGCGGTCCGCCGCTTCGGCCTGGGCCAGGGCCTCTTCGGCATCCAGACGGATAAAGGCGTGAATCTGGCGGTCCACCGTTTCGATGCGGCGCAGGCAGGCTTCCATCACCTCGCGGGCGGTGACTTCGCGCCGGGCCAGCCGGTCGCGCAAATCCAGAATCGAGGCCGTGTTCAGCATGGCGGCGGTTATTCCACGATTTTGGGCACCACAAACAGGCCCTCACTGCGGGCGGGGGCGTTGCGCAGGGCTTCCGCATGCGGCAGGGAGGGTCGCACTTCGTCCGGCCGGGTCACGTTTTCCAGCGGGAAGGGATGCGCCGTCGGCTCGACGTGGGCAATGTCCACTGCTTTGAGTTTTTCGACATACGTCAGGATTTCCGCCAACTGGGCCTGAAAAGCGGTGGCCTCGGCGGCGGACAGCTCCAGCCGCGCCAGGTGCGCCACCTGATGGACGTTCATGCCGGTATCCGTCATGCGCGCCAGCTTGCGGGCGGCGGCAGCTTGTGCCAAGGAGAAAATCAGGGCCTAGAGGCCGTCAATAAAGGCCTGCATGGCCTCCTGCTGCCGGTGGATGGACTCCACCAGCTTGAACTGGGTGCGGCAGCGGTCCAGGTTGTGTTGGGGCCGGTGCACGCGGAAATAGACGTCGCCCTGCAGGAAATCGGTCAGGAAGCGGATGCCGATGGTGAAGGTGATGAGCTTGCCGGCGAAGGCGAGATAGGATTTCTCCGCTTTAGTCAGGAAGGTGGCGGCCTCCAAGTAACCCCGCGCCAGCTCTTTGAAGATGGGCATGTGCATCCGCACCTTGCTCAAGTCCGGCTCATCTTCCAGCGTGGGGCTGGTGGTGGTGCGGACCATGTCGCCGAAATCATACAACGCCAGCCCCGGCATCACCGTGTCCAGGTCTACCACACAGAGCGCCTGGCCGGTCTCGGCATCGAGCATCACGTTGTTGAACTTGGTGTCGTTGTGGGTGATGCGCTCGGGAATTTCACCCCGGGCCAGGGCGTTGAGCAACACATCCACGATGGGCTCCTGCTTGAGGGCGAAGGCAATTTCCTTCTTGGCCAGCGCGGCGCGGTTGAAGTGATCCGCCTCGATGGCCTTGACCAGGGCGTTGAAGCGCATGCGGGTGTTGTGAAAATCGGGGATGGTCTCGTGCAGGCGCTCGCCGGGCAGATCGGCCACCTGGCATTGAAACGTGCCAAACCCCCGGCCGGCCTGGTAGGCCTGCGCGGGTGATTGCACCGATTCATAGGTGCGCGCGTTTTCAATGAACACGAAGGTCCGCCAGGCCTCGCCCTCGCCGTTGTAATAAAAATCCCGGCCGTCCCGCGTGGGCACCACGATGAGCGTGCGGCGGGTGATGTCTTCGGCCTGGGCGGCTTCGAGCTTGGCGCGGACATGGCGGGTGACGCGCATGACGTTGCTCATCACCGCCACGGGATCCTTGAAGACATTGGTGTTAATCTTCTGGTGAATATAGCGCACCTTCACGCCGCCCTGGTCATAGGTGGCGGTGTAAGTTTCGTTGATGTGGCCGATTTTGCACGGCTCGGCATGCAGGATCTGCCCGTAAATCTGAAAGCGCTGCGAAATATCCCGCAGCTTGGCTTCGTTATAAAAGGCCATAAAAGTTCAATTCCTGTCCCTCGTGTTTGAGCGGATTCGACCGTCCAAGGCAAGATTTTCCGTTGCCCGCCGCACGTGCCATGCCGGAAAGCGCTTGAACCGGCGCGCCGCCGGGGCGGTTGCGGCCTAGCTCAACCCTTTCACTTCCCATCCCTTGCGGTAGGCACGGCGGACCAGCGCGGTGGCGTCTTTCAGGTCAAAACTTAGTCGCGCGGCATTCCACTTGAGCGTGGTGTTGGGGAAGCGGCTGGCCACCCCTCCCAACAACACGGCTTCCGTCAGGGGTCCCGAGTAATCAAAACCGGCGGATGTCTGGCCGCGGCCCAGGCAGGCGTCCACAAAAGAATGGTAATGATCCACGCGCTCCAGCCGGG from the Verrucomicrobiia bacterium genome contains:
- the gatA gene encoding Asp-tRNA(Asn)/Glu-tRNA(Gln) amidotransferase subunit GatA; amino-acid sequence: MLNTASILDLRDRLARREVTAREVMEACLRRIETVDRQIHAFIRLDAEEALAQAEAADRLLAGGEKLPLLGIPIAIKDAIAVRGHPLTCASRILESFVSPYDATVIEKLRAAGAVVFGRLNMDEFAMGSSTENSAFGPTLNPWHPEYVAGGSSGGSAAAVVADECLAALGSDTGGSIRQPAAFCGCVGLKPTYGRVSRYGLVAYASSLDQIGPLTKTVADAALMLEVLAGHDPRDSTSVPRPVPAYSGALGQPVKGLRVGLPKEYFVGGLDPVVKAAVTAALRTLESQGVELREISLPHTDYAIATYYIIATAEASANLARFDGIRYGLRVEGADPLELYCRTRGQGFGAEVKRRIILGTYVLSSGYYDAYYLRAQKVRTLIRQDFLRAFEQVDAILTPTAPTPAFRLGEKAADPLQMYLTDIFTISCNLAGLCGISVPCGFAENPRRPIGLQLLGRHFDEETLLRLAYAYEQATDWRQHKPPC
- the gatC gene encoding Asp-tRNA(Asn)/Glu-tRNA(Gln) amidotransferase subunit GatC; this translates as MTDTGMNVHQVAHLARLELSAAEATAFQAQLAEILTYVEKLKAVDIAHVEPTAHPFPLENVTRPDEVRPSLPHAEALRNAPARSEGLFVVPKIVE
- a CDS encoding aminoglycoside phosphotransferase family protein translates to MAFYNEAKLRDISQRFQIYGQILHAEPCKIGHINETYTATYDQGGVKVRYIHQKINTNVFKDPVAVMSNVMRVTRHVRAKLEAAQAEDITRRTLIVVPTRDGRDFYYNGEGEAWRTFVFIENARTYESVQSPAQAYQAGRGFGTFQCQVADLPGERLHETIPDFHNTRMRFNALVKAIEADHFNRAALAKKEIAFALKQEPIVDVLLNALARGEIPERITHNDTKFNNVMLDAETGQALCVVDLDTVMPGLALYDFGDMVRTTTSPTLEDEPDLSKVRMHMPIFKELARGYLEAATFLTKAEKSYLAFAGKLITFTIGIRFLTDFLQGDVYFRVHRPQHNLDRCRTQFKLVESIHRQQEAMQAFIDGL